In the Bacteroidota bacterium genome, one interval contains:
- a CDS encoding phosphatase PAP2 family protein yields MFSIALSQADAVQAQTASRDSTSPVYHLNYWVTGGICVAGAAGGLLTIPVRAKPNFTDADLLALNSSSVPSYDRWSLRQDASLIPTYENYSLYLQIGMAAAPLGLLLDGSIRKDWGDVLLMAMEVNAVVVSFYTISPLGPSFQTRYRPVVYYPDAPVDRHNGNNKNSFYSGHVASASAAAFFMAKVLSDYHPELGADKYWLYAAASVPSLAMAYARLKALDHFPSDAAVGLTIGTVCGILIPELHRIGTKDMSLGVYSSPEGSGVAMHWRLETASK; encoded by the coding sequence GTGTTCAGCATCGCACTATCCCAGGCGGATGCCGTCCAGGCTCAGACAGCCTCGAGGGATTCTACCTCACCTGTATATCATCTGAATTACTGGGTGACCGGTGGGATCTGTGTTGCAGGAGCGGCGGGCGGATTGCTCACCATTCCCGTGCGAGCGAAGCCGAATTTTACCGACGCCGACCTTCTTGCGCTTAATTCCAGCAGTGTCCCAAGCTACGATCGATGGTCCTTGCGGCAGGACGCCTCGCTGATTCCGACATACGAGAATTACTCGCTGTACCTTCAGATCGGTATGGCCGCGGCACCGCTGGGGCTTCTTCTGGATGGTTCTATCCGCAAGGATTGGGGTGATGTGCTGCTAATGGCGATGGAAGTAAATGCGGTCGTCGTTAGTTTTTACACGATCTCACCGCTTGGTCCATCGTTTCAAACACGCTATCGGCCAGTTGTTTATTATCCTGATGCACCGGTCGATCGGCACAATGGGAACAACAAGAATTCATTTTATAGCGGTCATGTTGCTTCGGCCTCAGCTGCCGCCTTTTTCATGGCAAAAGTCCTCTCCGATTACCATCCGGAGTTGGGCGCGGATAAGTACTGGCTCTACGCCGCTGCAAGCGTCCCATCGCTGGCAATGGCCTATGCCCGGTTGAAGGCACTCGATCATTTCCCATCTGATGCTGCGGTGGGCTTGACAATCGGGACCGTCTGCGGCATCCTGATTCCAGAACTACATCGCATTGGTACAAAGGACATGTCCTTGGGGGTATACTCCTCGCCGGAAGGCAGCGGAGTTGCGATGCATTGGAGACTGGAGACGGCATCCAAGTAA
- a CDS encoding DUF3943 domain-containing protein → MDTPKVDTSKKVQSLDTVLFDMYGNLRVDDPLYNKKAPWYVPALHIIGQEALLNLADQYLMKFDWARVSLNSWGRNLRAGAPWGNGWVWDSTRFGNDMFLHPYTGAMYFDAARATGYDFWEAAIYALAGSYAWKLFGENVTPERNSIIYTTIGGMFGGEILYRLSSNVLDDRTTGSERVLRETVAGILSPGRFAVRLFDGKLSHVTDQEVYKKEPLNITLFAGIHKVNDASNNFLSGNTSELLNVQLDYGNPFERIDRKPYDFFKILTEVNIGLGRKIINDVTGYGLLAGGNDNFGNVALLSGVFQNYDFWDNPTYELTTLGFGGGIVARMPILRNTSWFTVLHLDLVPFGGNNKSAGPSDTSQMGDFNFGGGAEAKFESTLNFGASASFKLVANYYWFHTYVGEPGNNFIAIIKPRVTVGVYHNLSVGIEQSIYSSVRDSPNFSTIHTVNTEQKLFLMLYLEDAERGGHYN, encoded by the coding sequence GTGGACACACCCAAAGTTGATACGAGCAAGAAAGTCCAATCTCTGGATACGGTGTTGTTTGACATGTATGGCAACCTTCGCGTAGATGACCCTCTCTACAATAAAAAAGCGCCATGGTATGTACCGGCACTCCATATCATCGGGCAGGAAGCTCTGTTGAATCTGGCGGATCAATACCTCATGAAATTCGACTGGGCCCGAGTCAGTCTGAATTCGTGGGGCAGAAATCTCCGGGCGGGTGCGCCCTGGGGAAACGGCTGGGTCTGGGATTCGACCCGATTTGGAAACGATATGTTCTTGCATCCCTATACGGGTGCCATGTATTTCGACGCCGCCAGAGCTACGGGTTACGATTTTTGGGAAGCGGCAATTTACGCGCTTGCAGGGAGCTATGCCTGGAAGTTATTCGGCGAAAATGTAACGCCTGAACGGAACAGCATCATCTACACAACCATTGGTGGTATGTTCGGGGGCGAGATCTTATATCGCCTCAGTTCAAATGTGCTTGACGACCGCACGACTGGCTCCGAACGAGTACTTCGCGAGACAGTCGCAGGAATTTTGAGTCCTGGCAGGTTCGCTGTGAGGCTCTTTGATGGAAAGCTCTCGCATGTGACCGATCAGGAAGTTTATAAAAAGGAACCGCTGAACATAACACTCTTTGCTGGCATCCATAAGGTCAATGATGCGAGTAACAATTTCCTCAGCGGCAATACGAGCGAATTGCTGAATGTCCAACTCGATTACGGTAATCCATTTGAACGGATTGATCGGAAGCCATACGATTTCTTCAAAATCCTGACGGAAGTGAATATCGGTTTGGGACGAAAGATTATCAATGACGTAACGGGGTATGGTTTGCTTGCTGGAGGCAACGACAATTTTGGAAATGTCGCGCTTCTCTCCGGAGTGTTTCAGAATTATGATTTTTGGGACAATCCAACATACGAACTCACCACGCTGGGCTTCGGAGGAGGCATCGTGGCACGCATGCCGATCTTGAGAAACACGTCCTGGTTTACCGTTCTTCATCTCGATCTGGTGCCGTTTGGCGGTAACAATAAGAGCGCAGGTCCAAGCGATACCTCGCAAATGGGGGATTTCAACTTTGGTGGCGGAGCTGAGGCAAAATTCGAATCCACGCTAAACTTCGGCGCCAGCGCGAGCTTCAAGTTGGTCGCCAATTACTATTGGTTTCATACTTATGTGGGGGAGCCGGGCAACAACTTTATCGCGATTATCAAACCGCGCGTTACAGTTGGAGTCTATCATAATCTGAGCGTCGGCATCGAGCAGTCGATCTATTCAAGCGTGCGGGACTCCCCCAATTTTTCAACGATCCATACGGTCAACACAGAGCAGAAGTTGTTTTTGATGCTCTATCTCGAAGATGCAGAACGTGGTGGGCATTATAATTGA
- a CDS encoding STAS domain-containing protein gives MEPLSATRPRFNIGVNSKESDPETVIALSGQLDAHTATEFERFLERTVRTEHSHHIIIDFSKLEYISSAGLGVLMGLIEEVRAEGGDIKLAALPDKIFHILDLLGFPIVFQIFGSVDEARTAFRQ, from the coding sequence ATGGAACCACTGTCAGCCACTCGCCCGAGATTCAACATCGGTGTTAACTCTAAGGAATCCGATCCGGAAACGGTGATCGCGCTTTCAGGTCAACTCGATGCCCATACCGCGACGGAATTCGAACGATTTTTGGAGCGAACGGTCCGCACCGAGCATAGCCATCATATCATTATCGACTTCAGTAAGTTGGAATACATTTCGAGCGCTGGTCTCGGCGTGCTCATGGGACTCATCGAAGAAGTCCGCGCGGAAGGCGGCGACATCAAACTTGCCGCGCTCCCAGACAAGATATTTCACATTCTCGATCTCCTTGGTTTTCCGATCGTGTTTCAAATCTTTGGGAGTGTGGATGAAGCGCGAACCGCATTTAGGCAATAG
- a CDS encoding NAD(P)-binding domain-containing protein, translated as MKIGVLGTGIVGQTIGSKLIELGHEVLLGSRSASNEKAAKWSSMSGPMASHGTFAEAATHGELLFNCTNGIRALDALRMAGPKALAGKILIDVSNPLDFSSGFPPTLSVCNTESLGEQIQREFPETKVVKALNTVNCMLMVNPSLVPGEHDIFVSGNDAEAKSRVRDILTDWFGWRIVIDLGDITSARAVEQVLPIWVRLMALYKSPQFNFHIVRG; from the coding sequence ATGAAAATTGGCGTTCTCGGTACAGGAATCGTGGGCCAGACTATTGGCTCGAAATTGATAGAATTGGGGCACGAAGTTCTTCTGGGTTCTCGCTCCGCCTCGAATGAAAAAGCAGCGAAGTGGTCTAGTATGTCTGGACCGATGGCCTCGCATGGCACATTTGCAGAAGCGGCCACGCATGGCGAACTCCTCTTCAATTGCACGAATGGCATTAGGGCACTCGATGCACTTCGGATGGCTGGTCCCAAGGCCCTCGCCGGCAAAATCCTCATTGATGTATCGAATCCCCTCGATTTTTCCAGTGGCTTTCCTCCAACACTCTCCGTCTGCAATACCGAATCGCTGGGCGAGCAAATTCAACGAGAATTTCCGGAGACAAAGGTCGTCAAGGCCCTGAATACCGTAAATTGCATGCTGATGGTCAACCCATCACTTGTTCCAGGCGAACATGATATCTTCGTGAGCGGCAATGATGCTGAGGCGAAATCACGAGTGCGGGACATTCTGACCGATTGGTTTGGCTGGCGGATCGTGATCGATCTTGGTGACATTACTTCGGCGCGCGCAGTTGAGCAAGTACTTCCGATTTGGGTACGGCTGATGGCCCTGTATAAGTCACCCCAATTCAACTTCCATATTGTTCGCGGTTAA
- a CDS encoding carbohydrate kinase family protein has translation MRIGIIGQPCIDEIFHREKPTEKPVLALGGVLYSYAAMERLIQANGSDADWFEPLTWHSRQDAAFINSLLDKLPHLERESGLWPTDALTNRVQLVYYSSGERAEGCPNALPELTPEQLTPEYLGQLDGLFVNMISGFDVSIETLEAGLNKAAKRPFIHLDVHALVLGDLSQPLTPGQYGKGREPRGVKNWRHWLEVVDSVQLNEFETRWLGYPEVTSEGDLLDFARQHGPWANLKFLIVTRGARGATLHDLKSGEIHHAAPPKVNVANATGSGDVFGSAFLYSTLRGSPPPHALKEAVRWATWSATLPSVEQILNAPAP, from the coding sequence ATGCGCATCGGAATTATCGGCCAGCCCTGCATCGACGAAATCTTCCACCGCGAGAAGCCCACTGAGAAGCCGGTATTGGCTTTGGGTGGAGTGCTCTATTCCTATGCGGCAATGGAGCGCCTCATCCAGGCCAATGGATCGGACGCTGATTGGTTCGAACCCCTGACGTGGCATTCCAGACAGGATGCCGCATTCATCAATTCCTTGCTCGATAAACTGCCACATCTGGAGCGCGAGAGCGGCCTTTGGCCGACGGATGCTCTGACAAACCGTGTGCAACTCGTTTATTACTCGAGTGGTGAGCGCGCGGAAGGATGCCCTAACGCTTTGCCTGAGCTAACTCCAGAACAACTCACTCCGGAATATCTTGGGCAACTCGATGGGTTGTTTGTCAACATGATTTCGGGCTTCGACGTATCCATCGAAACGCTCGAGGCTGGACTGAATAAGGCGGCCAAACGTCCATTCATACACCTCGATGTTCATGCGCTCGTACTCGGCGATCTCTCGCAGCCGTTGACGCCGGGTCAATATGGAAAAGGCCGCGAGCCACGAGGTGTAAAGAACTGGAGACATTGGTTGGAAGTCGTTGACTCTGTTCAGCTTAACGAGTTTGAAACACGATGGCTTGGATATCCGGAAGTTACCTCCGAGGGTGATTTACTTGATTTCGCGAGGCAGCATGGGCCATGGGCCAACCTCAAGTTTCTCATCGTGACTCGAGGTGCCCGTGGCGCAACATTGCATGATCTGAAGAGTGGCGAAATCCATCATGCCGCACCACCAAAAGTCAATGTCGCAAATGCGACCGGTTCGGGGGACGTGTTTGGATCGGCGTTCCTCTATTCGACTCTCCGAGGCTCCCCTCCGCCCCACGCACTGAAAGAGGCTGTGCGCTGGGCAACATGGTCCGCGACGCTCCCATCGGTAGAACAGATTCTTAATGCGCCAGCACCATAA
- the pip gene encoding prolyl aminopeptidase yields MRELYPALEPYNTGFLPVSELHTLYYEESGNPAGQPAVFVHGGPGAGTGPDHRRFFDPKHYRIILFDQRGCGRSTPHAELRENTTWDLVADMEKLRETLGLDRWLVFGGSWGSTLALAYAETHPERVTHLVLRGIFLLRPWEIDWLYQQGADALFPDFWEEYLKPIPREERNDLLAAYHKRLTSNDRAIRVEAAKAWSKWEGSTSKLLIDQHMIDQFEDEDFAIAFARIECHYFVNNGFMESGQLLRDAHRIRKIPTVIVHGRYDVVCPMRNAWDLHKVLPDAKLVISPTSGHSALEKENASALLDATDAFRI; encoded by the coding sequence ATGCGCGAACTCTACCCAGCACTCGAACCCTACAATACCGGCTTCCTCCCTGTCTCGGAACTTCACACTCTCTATTACGAGGAAAGCGGCAACCCGGCGGGCCAGCCCGCCGTGTTCGTCCATGGCGGTCCGGGCGCTGGCACCGGACCCGACCACCGGCGATTCTTCGATCCGAAGCATTACAGGATTATCCTATTCGATCAGCGTGGCTGTGGACGCAGCACGCCCCATGCAGAATTGCGAGAGAATACGACATGGGATCTGGTTGCAGATATGGAGAAGTTGCGCGAAACGCTTGGGCTTGACCGCTGGCTCGTCTTTGGTGGCTCCTGGGGCTCGACGCTCGCACTGGCATATGCCGAGACTCATCCCGAACGAGTAACTCATCTTGTGCTCCGGGGCATTTTCCTCCTACGTCCCTGGGAGATCGATTGGCTATATCAACAAGGCGCGGACGCCCTCTTTCCGGATTTTTGGGAGGAATATCTCAAACCGATTCCCCGCGAAGAACGCAACGATCTGCTCGCGGCCTACCATAAGCGGCTGACCAGCAACGACCGGGCAATCCGAGTCGAAGCGGCAAAGGCGTGGAGCAAGTGGGAAGGATCCACCTCGAAACTGCTAATCGATCAGCACATGATCGATCAGTTTGAAGACGAGGACTTTGCGATTGCGTTCGCACGGATCGAGTGTCATTACTTTGTCAATAATGGATTTATGGAATCGGGGCAGTTGCTGCGAGATGCACACCGGATCAGGAAAATCCCGACTGTGATCGTGCATGGCCGCTATGATGTCGTCTGCCCCATGCGTAATGCCTGGGATTTACACAAAGTACTACCGGACGCGAAGCTCGTTATCAGCCCGACTTCGGGTCACTCGGCGCTGGAGAAAGAGAATGCATCTGCTCTGCTCGATGCCACGGATGCTTTCCGAATCTGA
- the pyrH gene encoding UMP kinase — MNNHNQNHHPSLRFRRVLLKLSGEALMGDLEYGIDPRILDQFAREIVHAAGMGVQIGIVVGGGNIFRGVSGSTEGISRVQGDQMGMLATMINALALQNAIESKGLYSRLMSAITMNEFAEPFIRRKAIRHLEKGRVVIFGCGTGNPFFTTDTAAALRAVEIGADAVMKGTRVDGIYDSDPEKNADALRIPTITYMDVLQKGLRVMDLTAITLCQENQIPIIVFNMNLPGNLERVLTEDGIGSVVA, encoded by the coding sequence GTGAATAATCACAATCAGAACCACCATCCCTCGCTCCGTTTTCGGCGCGTCCTCCTGAAGCTCTCTGGCGAAGCGCTTATGGGGGACCTGGAGTATGGAATCGACCCGAGAATCCTCGACCAATTTGCGCGCGAAATTGTGCATGCCGCCGGGATGGGAGTTCAGATCGGCATCGTCGTTGGTGGTGGCAATATTTTTCGAGGCGTCTCTGGCAGCACGGAAGGCATCAGCCGCGTCCAGGGCGACCAGATGGGAATGCTAGCTACAATGATTAATGCACTGGCACTGCAAAACGCCATCGAGTCAAAGGGACTGTATAGCCGGCTCATGTCGGCGATCACGATGAATGAGTTTGCAGAGCCGTTTATTCGGCGCAAAGCAATCCGGCATTTGGAAAAAGGCCGTGTTGTGATCTTTGGCTGTGGCACCGGCAATCCATTCTTTACCACGGATACCGCTGCAGCCTTGCGCGCAGTCGAGATCGGCGCCGACGCAGTAATGAAGGGCACCCGCGTGGATGGCATCTACGATTCCGACCCGGAGAAAAATGCCGATGCGCTCCGCATTCCAACCATCACCTACATGGATGTTCTTCAAAAAGGCCTCCGCGTTATGGACCTGACGGCGATCACGCTTTGCCAGGAAAATCAGATTCCAATCATCGTCTTCAATATGAACCTGCCAGGCAATCTCGAGCGGGTACTAACGGAAGATGGGATTGGGAGTGTGGTTGCATAG
- the frr gene encoding ribosome recycling factor has product MTTIKDILHDCDTRMAKAIESLRNELAKIRTGRATTALLDTVHVEAYGSEVPIAQVGNINVSDAHSLSVQVWDKGLMGAVEKAIRNANLGLNPVNDGQVIRVPLPPLTEERRKEIVKLVKKFGEETKVSVRNVRRDSMEHLKKAEKDQHFSEDERKRGEEEVQKKTDAKVKETDSIISIKEKEVMAV; this is encoded by the coding sequence ATGACTACGATAAAAGATATTCTCCACGACTGTGATACCCGCATGGCGAAGGCTATCGAGAGCCTTCGGAACGAACTCGCCAAAATTCGCACAGGCCGCGCAACGACCGCACTACTCGATACTGTCCACGTCGAGGCATACGGCTCGGAAGTGCCGATTGCGCAGGTCGGCAATATCAATGTCTCGGATGCGCATTCCCTGAGCGTGCAAGTGTGGGATAAGGGGCTGATGGGAGCTGTCGAAAAGGCCATTCGCAATGCGAATCTCGGTCTTAATCCGGTCAATGATGGTCAGGTGATTCGCGTCCCCCTCCCGCCCCTGACCGAAGAGCGCCGCAAAGAGATAGTCAAGCTCGTCAAGAAATTTGGCGAGGAAACAAAAGTCTCCGTCCGTAACGTCCGCCGGGATTCGATGGAACACTTGAAGAAAGCCGAAAAGGACCAACACTTTTCCGAGGATGAGCGCAAGCGCGGCGAAGAAGAAGTCCAGAAAAAGACGGACGCGAAAGTGAAAGAAACGGACTCCATCATCTCGATTAAAGAGAAAGAAGTAATGGCCGTTTGA
- a CDS encoding T9SS type A sorting domain-containing protein, whose translation MRIPRLVLFTVLALVLAIVFISNVFGQTYKRHALIEESTGTWCQYCPFGAYLIDSAEKKMKDYAVVISYHGPLGTQNDPMWIAQADTMNDNYPSASSGYPWAVIGRDAATSNRNLWDAQAEFDAGEAPLVDFRVVNATFNSSNHSVDFDLDITPIVLGQTPTEDTATFVVIAAVTEDGIVAPQELNGVGTIDNFVHHNVARAFGSKVMGDAIVLGTKTSVSWPVRKHYHISTSDKGVNDFVQDSIRIKAFVARRSKTASNGEVYLDAGQTTYITKLPSNATRSVWPVLPQAGQMVSGTTMPVVWGRGGGAASSVKIEYSLDNGTTWNLVVASTNTSPYQWALPDTVFGQNLVLRVTDAQDASLDSTTGVFSIAPKPYFTVEYPKTNDTLWVGDTVHINWTSYGASENVTLEYSTDGSTWSLIKAVSAVSTYQWIVPAGAEGASVIVRVRDANGALGTTGAFSVFAVGAINSVTLDGGPNFSPNEQTTVHWTASGFLGKSLRIQVLNNSQTPFVWQGLAAGVDPTLTQLAVTMPGWTATQTKVRILSNEIGSVIAYSTPFDITTSSDVAPVGSNANHVTISPDPLSNSATVSFNLPEAASATLILHDLLGREVLRLAPGGLPAGQQTLTLDASNLAAGTYTYTLIAGQTSIGGKLVVVH comes from the coding sequence ATGAGAATACCACGGCTCGTCCTATTTACGGTCCTCGCGTTGGTGCTTGCGATCGTGTTTATCTCCAATGTCTTCGGACAAACATACAAACGGCACGCGCTGATCGAAGAAAGCACCGGGACCTGGTGCCAGTATTGCCCGTTCGGTGCATATCTCATCGATTCCGCCGAGAAGAAGATGAAGGACTATGCCGTCGTCATATCCTATCATGGCCCGCTTGGGACTCAGAATGACCCGATGTGGATCGCCCAGGCCGATACGATGAATGACAACTATCCGTCCGCGAGTTCTGGGTATCCATGGGCAGTCATAGGTCGAGATGCGGCAACGAGCAATCGAAATCTTTGGGATGCACAGGCAGAGTTTGACGCAGGTGAAGCACCGCTTGTTGATTTTCGGGTAGTGAATGCGACATTCAACTCGAGCAACCATAGTGTCGATTTTGATCTCGACATCACACCTATCGTCTTAGGTCAGACGCCAACTGAGGACACCGCAACATTTGTCGTCATCGCTGCCGTGACAGAAGATGGAATCGTCGCCCCTCAAGAATTGAATGGTGTTGGCACCATCGATAATTTTGTTCATCACAACGTCGCACGCGCCTTTGGCAGCAAGGTGATGGGCGATGCCATCGTTCTCGGAACGAAGACCTCGGTATCCTGGCCGGTCCGGAAGCATTATCATATCTCGACAAGTGATAAGGGCGTTAATGACTTCGTGCAGGATTCGATCAGAATTAAGGCCTTCGTAGCTCGGAGATCAAAGACGGCATCCAATGGAGAAGTCTATTTGGATGCGGGTCAGACAACATACATCACGAAGCTTCCGAGCAATGCTACCCGATCGGTTTGGCCCGTGTTACCACAAGCTGGACAGATGGTGAGCGGCACGACGATGCCGGTCGTCTGGGGCCGCGGAGGCGGCGCCGCGTCGAGCGTCAAGATCGAGTATTCTCTGGATAACGGCACGACCTGGAATCTGGTCGTCGCATCAACAAACACCTCTCCCTATCAATGGGCGCTCCCGGATACCGTGTTTGGCCAGAATCTGGTTCTCCGAGTGACCGATGCACAAGATGCTTCGCTCGATTCAACCACCGGCGTTTTTTCTATCGCGCCCAAGCCATATTTCACGGTCGAATATCCGAAGACGAACGACACCCTTTGGGTTGGCGACACCGTCCATATCAATTGGACGTCATACGGCGCGAGCGAGAACGTCACGCTCGAGTATTCGACCGATGGAAGCACATGGAGCCTGATCAAAGCTGTAAGTGCTGTCAGCACGTATCAATGGATTGTCCCGGCAGGTGCGGAAGGTGCAAGCGTCATTGTGCGCGTTCGTGATGCAAATGGCGCGCTCGGCACCACGGGTGCATTCTCAGTATTCGCGGTTGGCGCGATCAACTCGGTGACACTCGATGGAGGCCCCAACTTCTCCCCCAACGAGCAGACGACGGTGCACTGGACTGCTTCAGGTTTCCTCGGCAAGTCATTACGCATTCAAGTTCTGAATAACAGTCAGACCCCATTTGTATGGCAAGGGCTGGCGGCAGGAGTCGATCCCACTCTAACGCAGCTTGCTGTTACGATGCCTGGCTGGACAGCGACCCAGACCAAAGTGCGTATTCTCTCCAATGAAATTGGGTCTGTCATCGCCTACTCCACACCATTCGATATCACAACCTCGAGTGATGTTGCACCAGTTGGCTCGAATGCTAATCACGTTACGATTTCACCCGATCCGCTTTCGAATTCTGCGACGGTGAGTTTCAATCTTCCGGAAGCAGCGAGTGCAACGCTTATCCTTCACGATCTTCTGGGCCGAGAAGTATTGCGCCTTGCGCCGGGAGGACTTCCGGCAGGCCAACAGACGCTCACATTGGATGCGTCGAACCTTGCGGCAGGGACATATACCTACACCCTCATCGCGGGACAGACGAGCATCGGAGGCAAGTTGGTAGTCGTCCACTAA